From the genome of Thunnus thynnus chromosome 1, fThuThy2.1, whole genome shotgun sequence, one region includes:
- the ampd3a gene encoding AMP deaminase 3 isoform X1, translated as MEKRSIRDMPRQFPKVTLSVAEEETQLLAEKVYASALKEEDNKDALSMFTVPEDCPIGLQQAKEHELLKELAEQQSEESTKRKKSFKMIRSQSMSLQVPVNVDWTRSVAVTPFLSPSSTCSSVPENCPDYQRVTISGDYCAGITVEDYEQAAKSLLKALLIREKYSKLAYHRFCRTTAQFLRSAENMRWSEEDEVLPDMCPYPAEGEDPYSMENIPENLNYELKMKDGIVNVYDNAEALRGNRPHDLPYPDLETFAIDLSHVLAMIADGPTKTYCHRRLNFLSSKFYLHEMLNEMAELRELKSVPHRDFYNVRKVDTHIHAAACMSQKHLLTFIQKTYKTDADRVVQEKAGQKMTLQQVFHSLNKDPYDLTVDSLDVHAGRQTFHRFDKFNSKYNPVGASELREIFLKTDNLLDGEYFARVIKEVAHDLEESKYQHAEPRLSIYGRSPEEWDSLSKWFIHHKVHSPNMKWIIQVPRIYDIFKSKKLVPNFAKMLENVFLPLFEATVNPQKHKELHVFLKYVSGFDSVDDESKHSDHMFSFRSPKPEQWTTDDNPPYSYYIFHMYANIMVLNNLRKEHGLSTFQFRPHCGEAGSITHLVSAFLTADNISHGLTLKKSPVLQYLYYLAQMPIAMSPLSNNSLFLEYSKNPLREFLHKGLCVSLSTDDPMQFHYTKEPLMEEYAIAAQLWKLSTCDVCEIARNSVLQSGLSHQDKKHFIGVNYLKDGPEGNDIRRTNVAQIRMAYRHETLCNELSFIVDAVKSDAMNSLYE; from the exons ATGGAGAAGAGAAGCATTCGAG ACATGCCTCGTCAATTCCCGAAGGTAACTCTGAGTGTGGCAGAAGAGGAGACGCAGCTCCTAGCAGAGAAGGTATATGCATCAGCGCTGAAAGAGGAAGACAATAAGGATGCATTATCCATGTTCACCGTGCCTGAGGACTGCCCTATTGGCCTCCAGCAAGCCAAGGAGCATGAACTGCTTAAGGAGCTGGCAGAGCAACAGTCAGAGGAGAGTACAAAGAG GAAGAAAAGCTTCAAGATGATTCGTTCCCAGTCAATGTCCCTGCAGGTTCCAGTGAATGTAGATTGGACGCGGTCAGTGGCTGTCACGCCATTCCTGTCCCCCAGCTCCACCTGCTCATCTGTGCCAGAAAACTGCCCAGATTACCAGAGAGTCACTATTAGTGGTGATTACTGTGCAGGA ATCACAGTGGAGGACTATGAACAGGCAGCAAAAAGTCTTCTCAAGGCTCTGCTCATTCGTGAGAAATACTCAAAACTGGCCTATCACAGATTCTGCAGAACCACAGCCCAGTTCCTTCGCAGTGCTGAGAACATGAGATGGAGCGAAGAAGATGAGGTTCTACCAG ATATGTGCCCGTATCCAGCAGAAGGAGAGGATCCCTACAGTATGGAGAACATCCCAGAGAACCTGAACTATGAGCTTAAGATGAAGGATGGAATAGTGAATGTGTATGACAACGCTGAGGCTCTGAGAGGAAACCGGCCACATGACCTTCCTTACCCAGACTTAGAGACTTTTGCCATAGACCTTAGTCACGTGCTGGCAATGATTGCAGATGGACCCAC GAAGACCTACTGTCACAGACGGCTAAATTTCTTGAGTTCCAAGTTCTACCTGCATGAGATGCTCAATGAGATGGCTGAGCTGAGGGAATTGAAAAGTGTGCCTCACAGAGATTTCTACAATGTTAGGAAG GTGGATACACATATCCATGCAGCTGCCTGCATGTCTCAGAAACACCTGCTGACATTCATTCAGAAAACATATAAGACTGATGCAGACCGTGTGGTGCAGGAAAAGGCTGGACAAAAGATGACTCTCCAGCAGGTTTTCCACAGTCTCAATAAGGACCCCTATGACCTTACTGTAGACTCTCTGGATGTACACGCt GGGAGACAAACCTTCCACCGGTTTGATAAGTTCAATTCAAAGTATAATCCCGTGGGAGCCAGTGAACTTAGAGAAATCTTCCTGAAAACTGACAACCTCCTTGATGGAGAGTACTTTGCTCGTGTAATAAAG GAAGTGGCCCATGACCTGGAGGAGAGTAAGTACCAGCATGCAGAGCCACGCCTGTCCATCTACGGACGCTCTCCAGAAGAGTGGGACAGCCTGTCTAAGTGGTTTATTCACCACAAAGTACACTCTCCGAACATGAAGTGGATCATCCAAGTGCCCAGAATATA tgATATTTTTAAGTCTAAGAAGCTGGTCCCTAATTTTGCCAAGATGCTGGAGAATGTATTCCTTCCTCTCTTTGAGGCCACTGTTAACCCACAGAAGCACAAAGAACTTCATGTTTTCCTCAAATAT GTGTCAGGCTTTGACAGTGTAGATGATGAGTCCAAACACAGCGATCACATGTTCTCCTTCAGGAGCCCAAAGCCAGAACAGTGGACTACAGATGACAACCCTCCCTACAGCTACTACATCTTCCATATGTATGCAAACATCATGGTCCTCAACAATCTCAGAAA AGAGCATGGACTGAGCACCTTTCAGTTCCGTCCCCACTGTGGAGAAGCAGGGTCAATCACTCATTTGGTCTCTGCCTTCCTCACAGCTGACAACATCTCACATGGACTCACCTTGAAGAAG AGCCCTGTGCTGCAGTACCTGTACTATCTGGCCCAGATGCCAATTGCAATGTCTCCACTCAGCAACAACAGCCTGTTCCTGGAATACTCCAAAAATCCTCTGAGAGAGTTCCTGCACAAGGGcctgtgtgtgtccttgtcCACAGATGATCCCATGCAGTTCCACTACACCAAG GAACCGCTGATGGAGGAGTACGCTATAGCAGCTCAGCTGTGGAAGCTCAGCACCTGTGATGTGTGTGAAATAGCCAGAAACAGCGTGCTGCAAAGTGGACTTTCTCACCAG GATAAGAAGCACTTCATAGGGGTGAACTATCTGAAAGATGGACCTGAGGGAAATGATATCCGTCGGACCAACGTAGCCCAGATCCGCATGGCCTACAGACACGAGACACTGTGCAATGAACTTAGCTTCATAGTCGATGCCGTGAAGTCTGATGCTATGAACTCACTGTATGAGTAA
- the ampd3a gene encoding AMP deaminase 3 isoform X4, translating into MRRGDTPLLKQQSSPCLGKNMPRQFPKVTLSVAEEETQLLAEKVYASALKEEDNKDALSMFTVPEDCPIGLQQAKEHELLKELAEQQSEESTKRKKSFKMIRSQSMSLQVPVNVDWTRSVAVTPFLSPSSTCSSVPENCPDYQRVTISGDYCAGITVEDYEQAAKSLLKALLIREKYSKLAYHRFCRTTAQFLRSAENMRWSEEDEVLPDMCPYPAEGEDPYSMENIPENLNYELKMKDGIVNVYDNAEALRGNRPHDLPYPDLETFAIDLSHVLAMIADGPTKTYCHRRLNFLSSKFYLHEMLNEMAELRELKSVPHRDFYNVRKVDTHIHAAACMSQKHLLTFIQKTYKTDADRVVQEKAGQKMTLQQVFHSLNKDPYDLTVDSLDVHAGRQTFHRFDKFNSKYNPVGASELREIFLKTDNLLDGEYFARVIKEVAHDLEESKYQHAEPRLSIYGRSPEEWDSLSKWFIHHKVHSPNMKWIIQVPRIYDIFKSKKLVPNFAKMLENVFLPLFEATVNPQKHKELHVFLKYVSGFDSVDDESKHSDHMFSFRSPKPEQWTTDDNPPYSYYIFHMYANIMVLNNLRKEHGLSTFQFRPHCGEAGSITHLVSAFLTADNISHGLTLKKSPVLQYLYYLAQMPIAMSPLSNNSLFLEYSKNPLREFLHKGLCVSLSTDDPMQFHYTKEPLMEEYAIAAQLWKLSTCDVCEIARNSVLQSGLSHQDKKHFIGVNYLKDGPEGNDIRRTNVAQIRMAYRHETLCNELSFIVDAVKSDAMNSLYE; encoded by the exons ACATGCCTCGTCAATTCCCGAAGGTAACTCTGAGTGTGGCAGAAGAGGAGACGCAGCTCCTAGCAGAGAAGGTATATGCATCAGCGCTGAAAGAGGAAGACAATAAGGATGCATTATCCATGTTCACCGTGCCTGAGGACTGCCCTATTGGCCTCCAGCAAGCCAAGGAGCATGAACTGCTTAAGGAGCTGGCAGAGCAACAGTCAGAGGAGAGTACAAAGAG GAAGAAAAGCTTCAAGATGATTCGTTCCCAGTCAATGTCCCTGCAGGTTCCAGTGAATGTAGATTGGACGCGGTCAGTGGCTGTCACGCCATTCCTGTCCCCCAGCTCCACCTGCTCATCTGTGCCAGAAAACTGCCCAGATTACCAGAGAGTCACTATTAGTGGTGATTACTGTGCAGGA ATCACAGTGGAGGACTATGAACAGGCAGCAAAAAGTCTTCTCAAGGCTCTGCTCATTCGTGAGAAATACTCAAAACTGGCCTATCACAGATTCTGCAGAACCACAGCCCAGTTCCTTCGCAGTGCTGAGAACATGAGATGGAGCGAAGAAGATGAGGTTCTACCAG ATATGTGCCCGTATCCAGCAGAAGGAGAGGATCCCTACAGTATGGAGAACATCCCAGAGAACCTGAACTATGAGCTTAAGATGAAGGATGGAATAGTGAATGTGTATGACAACGCTGAGGCTCTGAGAGGAAACCGGCCACATGACCTTCCTTACCCAGACTTAGAGACTTTTGCCATAGACCTTAGTCACGTGCTGGCAATGATTGCAGATGGACCCAC GAAGACCTACTGTCACAGACGGCTAAATTTCTTGAGTTCCAAGTTCTACCTGCATGAGATGCTCAATGAGATGGCTGAGCTGAGGGAATTGAAAAGTGTGCCTCACAGAGATTTCTACAATGTTAGGAAG GTGGATACACATATCCATGCAGCTGCCTGCATGTCTCAGAAACACCTGCTGACATTCATTCAGAAAACATATAAGACTGATGCAGACCGTGTGGTGCAGGAAAAGGCTGGACAAAAGATGACTCTCCAGCAGGTTTTCCACAGTCTCAATAAGGACCCCTATGACCTTACTGTAGACTCTCTGGATGTACACGCt GGGAGACAAACCTTCCACCGGTTTGATAAGTTCAATTCAAAGTATAATCCCGTGGGAGCCAGTGAACTTAGAGAAATCTTCCTGAAAACTGACAACCTCCTTGATGGAGAGTACTTTGCTCGTGTAATAAAG GAAGTGGCCCATGACCTGGAGGAGAGTAAGTACCAGCATGCAGAGCCACGCCTGTCCATCTACGGACGCTCTCCAGAAGAGTGGGACAGCCTGTCTAAGTGGTTTATTCACCACAAAGTACACTCTCCGAACATGAAGTGGATCATCCAAGTGCCCAGAATATA tgATATTTTTAAGTCTAAGAAGCTGGTCCCTAATTTTGCCAAGATGCTGGAGAATGTATTCCTTCCTCTCTTTGAGGCCACTGTTAACCCACAGAAGCACAAAGAACTTCATGTTTTCCTCAAATAT GTGTCAGGCTTTGACAGTGTAGATGATGAGTCCAAACACAGCGATCACATGTTCTCCTTCAGGAGCCCAAAGCCAGAACAGTGGACTACAGATGACAACCCTCCCTACAGCTACTACATCTTCCATATGTATGCAAACATCATGGTCCTCAACAATCTCAGAAA AGAGCATGGACTGAGCACCTTTCAGTTCCGTCCCCACTGTGGAGAAGCAGGGTCAATCACTCATTTGGTCTCTGCCTTCCTCACAGCTGACAACATCTCACATGGACTCACCTTGAAGAAG AGCCCTGTGCTGCAGTACCTGTACTATCTGGCCCAGATGCCAATTGCAATGTCTCCACTCAGCAACAACAGCCTGTTCCTGGAATACTCCAAAAATCCTCTGAGAGAGTTCCTGCACAAGGGcctgtgtgtgtccttgtcCACAGATGATCCCATGCAGTTCCACTACACCAAG GAACCGCTGATGGAGGAGTACGCTATAGCAGCTCAGCTGTGGAAGCTCAGCACCTGTGATGTGTGTGAAATAGCCAGAAACAGCGTGCTGCAAAGTGGACTTTCTCACCAG GATAAGAAGCACTTCATAGGGGTGAACTATCTGAAAGATGGACCTGAGGGAAATGATATCCGTCGGACCAACGTAGCCCAGATCCGCATGGCCTACAGACACGAGACACTGTGCAATGAACTTAGCTTCATAGTCGATGCCGTGAAGTCTGATGCTATGAACTCACTGTATGAGTAA
- the ampd3a gene encoding AMP deaminase 3 isoform X3 has translation MPRQFPKVTLSVAEEETQLLAEKVYASALKEEDNKDALSMFTVPEDCPIGLQQAKEHELLKELAEQQSEESTKRKKSFKMIRSQSMSLQVPVNVDWTRSVAVTPFLSPSSTCSSVPENCPDYQRVTISGDYCAGITVEDYEQAAKSLLKALLIREKYSKLAYHRFCRTTAQFLRSAENMRWSEEDEVLPDMCPYPAEGEDPYSMENIPENLNYELKMKDGIVNVYDNAEALRGNRPHDLPYPDLETFAIDLSHVLAMIADGPTKTYCHRRLNFLSSKFYLHEMLNEMAELRELKSVPHRDFYNVRKVDTHIHAAACMSQKHLLTFIQKTYKTDADRVVQEKAGQKMTLQQVFHSLNKDPYDLTVDSLDVHAGRQTFHRFDKFNSKYNPVGASELREIFLKTDNLLDGEYFARVIKEVAHDLEESKYQHAEPRLSIYGRSPEEWDSLSKWFIHHKVHSPNMKWIIQVPRIYDIFKSKKLVPNFAKMLENVFLPLFEATVNPQKHKELHVFLKYVSGFDSVDDESKHSDHMFSFRSPKPEQWTTDDNPPYSYYIFHMYANIMVLNNLRKEHGLSTFQFRPHCGEAGSITHLVSAFLTADNISHGLTLKKSPVLQYLYYLAQMPIAMSPLSNNSLFLEYSKNPLREFLHKGLCVSLSTDDPMQFHYTKEPLMEEYAIAAQLWKLSTCDVCEIARNSVLQSGLSHQDKKHFIGVNYLKDGPEGNDIRRTNVAQIRMAYRHETLCNELSFIVDAVKSDAMNSLYE, from the exons ATGCCTCGTCAATTCCCGAAGGTAACTCTGAGTGTGGCAGAAGAGGAGACGCAGCTCCTAGCAGAGAAGGTATATGCATCAGCGCTGAAAGAGGAAGACAATAAGGATGCATTATCCATGTTCACCGTGCCTGAGGACTGCCCTATTGGCCTCCAGCAAGCCAAGGAGCATGAACTGCTTAAGGAGCTGGCAGAGCAACAGTCAGAGGAGAGTACAAAGAG GAAGAAAAGCTTCAAGATGATTCGTTCCCAGTCAATGTCCCTGCAGGTTCCAGTGAATGTAGATTGGACGCGGTCAGTGGCTGTCACGCCATTCCTGTCCCCCAGCTCCACCTGCTCATCTGTGCCAGAAAACTGCCCAGATTACCAGAGAGTCACTATTAGTGGTGATTACTGTGCAGGA ATCACAGTGGAGGACTATGAACAGGCAGCAAAAAGTCTTCTCAAGGCTCTGCTCATTCGTGAGAAATACTCAAAACTGGCCTATCACAGATTCTGCAGAACCACAGCCCAGTTCCTTCGCAGTGCTGAGAACATGAGATGGAGCGAAGAAGATGAGGTTCTACCAG ATATGTGCCCGTATCCAGCAGAAGGAGAGGATCCCTACAGTATGGAGAACATCCCAGAGAACCTGAACTATGAGCTTAAGATGAAGGATGGAATAGTGAATGTGTATGACAACGCTGAGGCTCTGAGAGGAAACCGGCCACATGACCTTCCTTACCCAGACTTAGAGACTTTTGCCATAGACCTTAGTCACGTGCTGGCAATGATTGCAGATGGACCCAC GAAGACCTACTGTCACAGACGGCTAAATTTCTTGAGTTCCAAGTTCTACCTGCATGAGATGCTCAATGAGATGGCTGAGCTGAGGGAATTGAAAAGTGTGCCTCACAGAGATTTCTACAATGTTAGGAAG GTGGATACACATATCCATGCAGCTGCCTGCATGTCTCAGAAACACCTGCTGACATTCATTCAGAAAACATATAAGACTGATGCAGACCGTGTGGTGCAGGAAAAGGCTGGACAAAAGATGACTCTCCAGCAGGTTTTCCACAGTCTCAATAAGGACCCCTATGACCTTACTGTAGACTCTCTGGATGTACACGCt GGGAGACAAACCTTCCACCGGTTTGATAAGTTCAATTCAAAGTATAATCCCGTGGGAGCCAGTGAACTTAGAGAAATCTTCCTGAAAACTGACAACCTCCTTGATGGAGAGTACTTTGCTCGTGTAATAAAG GAAGTGGCCCATGACCTGGAGGAGAGTAAGTACCAGCATGCAGAGCCACGCCTGTCCATCTACGGACGCTCTCCAGAAGAGTGGGACAGCCTGTCTAAGTGGTTTATTCACCACAAAGTACACTCTCCGAACATGAAGTGGATCATCCAAGTGCCCAGAATATA tgATATTTTTAAGTCTAAGAAGCTGGTCCCTAATTTTGCCAAGATGCTGGAGAATGTATTCCTTCCTCTCTTTGAGGCCACTGTTAACCCACAGAAGCACAAAGAACTTCATGTTTTCCTCAAATAT GTGTCAGGCTTTGACAGTGTAGATGATGAGTCCAAACACAGCGATCACATGTTCTCCTTCAGGAGCCCAAAGCCAGAACAGTGGACTACAGATGACAACCCTCCCTACAGCTACTACATCTTCCATATGTATGCAAACATCATGGTCCTCAACAATCTCAGAAA AGAGCATGGACTGAGCACCTTTCAGTTCCGTCCCCACTGTGGAGAAGCAGGGTCAATCACTCATTTGGTCTCTGCCTTCCTCACAGCTGACAACATCTCACATGGACTCACCTTGAAGAAG AGCCCTGTGCTGCAGTACCTGTACTATCTGGCCCAGATGCCAATTGCAATGTCTCCACTCAGCAACAACAGCCTGTTCCTGGAATACTCCAAAAATCCTCTGAGAGAGTTCCTGCACAAGGGcctgtgtgtgtccttgtcCACAGATGATCCCATGCAGTTCCACTACACCAAG GAACCGCTGATGGAGGAGTACGCTATAGCAGCTCAGCTGTGGAAGCTCAGCACCTGTGATGTGTGTGAAATAGCCAGAAACAGCGTGCTGCAAAGTGGACTTTCTCACCAG GATAAGAAGCACTTCATAGGGGTGAACTATCTGAAAGATGGACCTGAGGGAAATGATATCCGTCGGACCAACGTAGCCCAGATCCGCATGGCCTACAGACACGAGACACTGTGCAATGAACTTAGCTTCATAGTCGATGCCGTGAAGTCTGATGCTATGAACTCACTGTATGAGTAA
- the ampd3a gene encoding AMP deaminase 3 isoform X2, which produces MEISGYEDMPRQFPKVTLSVAEEETQLLAEKVYASALKEEDNKDALSMFTVPEDCPIGLQQAKEHELLKELAEQQSEESTKRKKSFKMIRSQSMSLQVPVNVDWTRSVAVTPFLSPSSTCSSVPENCPDYQRVTISGDYCAGITVEDYEQAAKSLLKALLIREKYSKLAYHRFCRTTAQFLRSAENMRWSEEDEVLPDMCPYPAEGEDPYSMENIPENLNYELKMKDGIVNVYDNAEALRGNRPHDLPYPDLETFAIDLSHVLAMIADGPTKTYCHRRLNFLSSKFYLHEMLNEMAELRELKSVPHRDFYNVRKVDTHIHAAACMSQKHLLTFIQKTYKTDADRVVQEKAGQKMTLQQVFHSLNKDPYDLTVDSLDVHAGRQTFHRFDKFNSKYNPVGASELREIFLKTDNLLDGEYFARVIKEVAHDLEESKYQHAEPRLSIYGRSPEEWDSLSKWFIHHKVHSPNMKWIIQVPRIYDIFKSKKLVPNFAKMLENVFLPLFEATVNPQKHKELHVFLKYVSGFDSVDDESKHSDHMFSFRSPKPEQWTTDDNPPYSYYIFHMYANIMVLNNLRKEHGLSTFQFRPHCGEAGSITHLVSAFLTADNISHGLTLKKSPVLQYLYYLAQMPIAMSPLSNNSLFLEYSKNPLREFLHKGLCVSLSTDDPMQFHYTKEPLMEEYAIAAQLWKLSTCDVCEIARNSVLQSGLSHQDKKHFIGVNYLKDGPEGNDIRRTNVAQIRMAYRHETLCNELSFIVDAVKSDAMNSLYE; this is translated from the exons ACATGCCTCGTCAATTCCCGAAGGTAACTCTGAGTGTGGCAGAAGAGGAGACGCAGCTCCTAGCAGAGAAGGTATATGCATCAGCGCTGAAAGAGGAAGACAATAAGGATGCATTATCCATGTTCACCGTGCCTGAGGACTGCCCTATTGGCCTCCAGCAAGCCAAGGAGCATGAACTGCTTAAGGAGCTGGCAGAGCAACAGTCAGAGGAGAGTACAAAGAG GAAGAAAAGCTTCAAGATGATTCGTTCCCAGTCAATGTCCCTGCAGGTTCCAGTGAATGTAGATTGGACGCGGTCAGTGGCTGTCACGCCATTCCTGTCCCCCAGCTCCACCTGCTCATCTGTGCCAGAAAACTGCCCAGATTACCAGAGAGTCACTATTAGTGGTGATTACTGTGCAGGA ATCACAGTGGAGGACTATGAACAGGCAGCAAAAAGTCTTCTCAAGGCTCTGCTCATTCGTGAGAAATACTCAAAACTGGCCTATCACAGATTCTGCAGAACCACAGCCCAGTTCCTTCGCAGTGCTGAGAACATGAGATGGAGCGAAGAAGATGAGGTTCTACCAG ATATGTGCCCGTATCCAGCAGAAGGAGAGGATCCCTACAGTATGGAGAACATCCCAGAGAACCTGAACTATGAGCTTAAGATGAAGGATGGAATAGTGAATGTGTATGACAACGCTGAGGCTCTGAGAGGAAACCGGCCACATGACCTTCCTTACCCAGACTTAGAGACTTTTGCCATAGACCTTAGTCACGTGCTGGCAATGATTGCAGATGGACCCAC GAAGACCTACTGTCACAGACGGCTAAATTTCTTGAGTTCCAAGTTCTACCTGCATGAGATGCTCAATGAGATGGCTGAGCTGAGGGAATTGAAAAGTGTGCCTCACAGAGATTTCTACAATGTTAGGAAG GTGGATACACATATCCATGCAGCTGCCTGCATGTCTCAGAAACACCTGCTGACATTCATTCAGAAAACATATAAGACTGATGCAGACCGTGTGGTGCAGGAAAAGGCTGGACAAAAGATGACTCTCCAGCAGGTTTTCCACAGTCTCAATAAGGACCCCTATGACCTTACTGTAGACTCTCTGGATGTACACGCt GGGAGACAAACCTTCCACCGGTTTGATAAGTTCAATTCAAAGTATAATCCCGTGGGAGCCAGTGAACTTAGAGAAATCTTCCTGAAAACTGACAACCTCCTTGATGGAGAGTACTTTGCTCGTGTAATAAAG GAAGTGGCCCATGACCTGGAGGAGAGTAAGTACCAGCATGCAGAGCCACGCCTGTCCATCTACGGACGCTCTCCAGAAGAGTGGGACAGCCTGTCTAAGTGGTTTATTCACCACAAAGTACACTCTCCGAACATGAAGTGGATCATCCAAGTGCCCAGAATATA tgATATTTTTAAGTCTAAGAAGCTGGTCCCTAATTTTGCCAAGATGCTGGAGAATGTATTCCTTCCTCTCTTTGAGGCCACTGTTAACCCACAGAAGCACAAAGAACTTCATGTTTTCCTCAAATAT GTGTCAGGCTTTGACAGTGTAGATGATGAGTCCAAACACAGCGATCACATGTTCTCCTTCAGGAGCCCAAAGCCAGAACAGTGGACTACAGATGACAACCCTCCCTACAGCTACTACATCTTCCATATGTATGCAAACATCATGGTCCTCAACAATCTCAGAAA AGAGCATGGACTGAGCACCTTTCAGTTCCGTCCCCACTGTGGAGAAGCAGGGTCAATCACTCATTTGGTCTCTGCCTTCCTCACAGCTGACAACATCTCACATGGACTCACCTTGAAGAAG AGCCCTGTGCTGCAGTACCTGTACTATCTGGCCCAGATGCCAATTGCAATGTCTCCACTCAGCAACAACAGCCTGTTCCTGGAATACTCCAAAAATCCTCTGAGAGAGTTCCTGCACAAGGGcctgtgtgtgtccttgtcCACAGATGATCCCATGCAGTTCCACTACACCAAG GAACCGCTGATGGAGGAGTACGCTATAGCAGCTCAGCTGTGGAAGCTCAGCACCTGTGATGTGTGTGAAATAGCCAGAAACAGCGTGCTGCAAAGTGGACTTTCTCACCAG GATAAGAAGCACTTCATAGGGGTGAACTATCTGAAAGATGGACCTGAGGGAAATGATATCCGTCGGACCAACGTAGCCCAGATCCGCATGGCCTACAGACACGAGACACTGTGCAATGAACTTAGCTTCATAGTCGATGCCGTGAAGTCTGATGCTATGAACTCACTGTATGAGTAA